A DNA window from Nitrososphaerota archaeon contains the following coding sequences:
- a CDS encoding MBL fold metallo-hydrolase, whose amino-acid sequence MFEYGGVKISWLGHDCFKIKDDCTIYIDPFKIAGGEKADLILVTHEHFDHLSPEDIKKIATSDTTIVAPKIAESGLKGIRCKEVVIIKPGETREVRGVTVQAVPAYNINKFRAPGQVFHPKEDGRVGYVVKVKGVSIYHAGDTDDIPEIKGLNVDIALLPVSGTYVMTADEAIELANTMKPKVAIPMHYGAIVGSESDAKRFKAGVKGRVEILPKE is encoded by the coding sequence ATGTTTGAGTATGGTGGTGTTAAGATATCTTGGCTCGGGCATGACTGTTTCAAAATCAAAGACGATTGCACAATCTACATAGACCCCTTCAAGATAGCAGGCGGAGAGAAAGCGGATCTTATCTTAGTTACACATGAACACTTCGACCATCTTAGCCCAGAGGACATAAAGAAGATCGCCACAAGCGATACAACGATCGTAGCGCCGAAGATCGCTGAATCTGGGCTCAAAGGTATCCGCTGCAAAGAAGTCGTGATAATCAAACCTGGTGAAACCAGAGAAGTAAGAGGGGTAACTGTGCAGGCGGTACCAGCATATAACATAAACAAGTTTAGGGCTCCTGGTCAAGTCTTTCACCCGAAAGAGGATGGTAGGGTTGGCTACGTGGTGAAGGTTAAAGGGGTCAGCATCTACCACGCTGGAGACACCGATGATATACCGGAGATAAAGGGGTTGAATGTGGACATAGCACTTCTACCTGTTAGCGGCACATATGTTATGACTGCCGACGAAGCCATCGAGCTGGCTAACACCATGAAGCCAAAGGTCGCTATACCTATGCATTATGGTGCCATAGTCGGCAGCGAATCTGATGCGAAGCGCTTCAAGGCCGGTGTTAAAGGCAGAGTAGAAATCTTGCCTAAAGAGTAA
- a CDS encoding metallophosphoesterase family protein — protein sequence MRIIAISDTHIQSLNDLDQKIVDRLSKADLILHAGDYTGIQFVRELKEISHFIGVYGNMDPPSVRAELKPIEVIEAEGFRIGVIHPSEGGSPFGLLERVKKRFDQAKLVVYGHTHQAKKEEVEGVIYVNPGSLTGAFPALRKTCAVITLGEKVSVEIISL from the coding sequence TTGAGGATCATAGCTATCTCAGACACACATATCCAAAGCCTAAACGACCTTGACCAGAAGATCGTAGATAGGCTCTCAAAAGCAGACCTAATCCTACATGCTGGAGACTACACCGGAATACAGTTCGTCAGAGAGCTTAAAGAAATAAGCCACTTTATAGGAGTGTACGGCAACATGGATCCACCAAGCGTTAGGGCTGAGCTCAAACCGATAGAAGTAATTGAGGCTGAGGGGTTCAGAATCGGTGTGATCCATCCAAGCGAAGGCGGAAGCCCCTTCGGTCTCCTGGAGAGGGTCAAAAAGCGCTTTGATCAGGCTAAGCTAGTTGTGTACGGTCATACTCATCAAGCGAAGAAGGAGGAAGTTGAGGGGGTTATTTACGTGAATCCAGGTAGTCTGACCGGCGCATTCCCAGCGCTTCGGAAGACCTGTGCTGTGATCACTTTAGGCGAGAAGGTCAGCGTTGAAATAATATCGTTGTGA